One Synechococcus sp. JA-2-3B'a(2-13) genomic window carries:
- a CDS encoding (Fe-S)-binding protein, which yields MSLSQGPGFDGVDPPDPKLIDACVHCGFCLTTCPSYRVIGKETDSPRGRIYQMDALNQGQISLSAAVVSHFDSCLGCLACVTACPSGVQYDRLIAATRPQIERNYSRSFWDRLYRQFIFSVFPYPERLQPLLWPLWLYQKMGIGAWIRKGLEKVSPRLAAMESLMPPLEVEQLLPKRYPERIPAVGERRFRVGLILGCVQRLFAPQVNEASIRVLTHNGCEVVIPPVQGCCAALPHHQGQLQQAETLARQMIDAFADYELDAILITASGCGHTLKDYGHLLARDPDYKEKAARFAAQVKDIQEFLAQVGLTAPLHPLQPEPLVLVYQDACHMLHGQRLSQEPRHLLRQIPGLELRDPVDAALCCGSSGVYNLLQPQVADELGSQKVTNLLNTGAQGIVSANIGCRLQIQKHLRLQGKAGIPIYHPMELLDRALTAA from the coding sequence ATGAGTTTATCGCAAGGGCCGGGTTTTGATGGGGTGGATCCCCCGGATCCGAAGCTGATCGATGCCTGTGTGCATTGTGGGTTTTGCCTGACCACCTGCCCCAGCTACCGTGTAATCGGCAAAGAGACGGACTCGCCGCGGGGCCGCATCTACCAGATGGACGCCCTCAATCAGGGCCAAATCTCTCTCTCAGCGGCAGTGGTTTCCCACTTCGACAGTTGCTTGGGCTGTTTGGCCTGTGTTACGGCCTGTCCATCGGGGGTGCAATATGACCGCTTAATTGCCGCCACCCGCCCGCAGATTGAGCGCAACTACTCCCGCAGTTTTTGGGATCGGCTTTACCGCCAGTTCATCTTCTCGGTGTTTCCTTACCCGGAGCGGCTGCAACCGCTGCTGTGGCCTCTCTGGCTGTACCAAAAAATGGGGATCGGCGCTTGGATCCGAAAGGGTCTGGAAAAGGTCTCCCCGCGTTTGGCGGCCATGGAATCCCTGATGCCCCCCCTGGAGGTGGAGCAACTGCTGCCCAAGCGTTACCCTGAGCGGATCCCGGCGGTGGGAGAACGCCGTTTTCGGGTGGGACTCATTTTGGGCTGCGTGCAGCGCCTGTTTGCCCCACAGGTAAATGAGGCCAGCATTCGCGTCTTGACCCACAACGGCTGTGAGGTGGTGATCCCGCCTGTCCAGGGCTGTTGTGCGGCCTTGCCCCACCATCAAGGGCAACTGCAGCAGGCGGAAACCCTGGCCCGCCAGATGATCGATGCCTTTGCCGATTACGAGTTGGATGCCATTCTGATCACCGCTTCCGGCTGCGGACATACCCTGAAAGACTATGGCCACCTATTGGCCAGGGATCCCGACTACAAAGAGAAGGCAGCCCGATTTGCCGCCCAGGTCAAGGACATTCAGGAGTTTCTCGCTCAGGTGGGGTTAACGGCTCCTCTACATCCGCTACAGCCGGAACCCCTGGTGCTGGTCTACCAGGATGCCTGTCACATGCTGCATGGGCAGCGGCTCAGCCAGGAACCCCGACACCTGCTGCGGCAAATCCCAGGGCTGGAGCTGCGGGATCCCGTCGATGCCGCCCTCTGCTGTGGTAGCTCCGGCGTCTATAACCTGTTGCAACCCCAGGTGGCGGATGAGCTGGGATCCCAGAAGGTGACGAACTTGCTCAACACTGGCGCCCAGGGGATCGTCTCCGCCAATATCGGCTGCCGCCTACAAATCCAGAAACATCTGCGCCTACAGGGCAAAGCCGGGATCCCCATCTATCACCCGATGGAATTGTTGGATCGCGCCCTTACCGCTGCGTGA
- a CDS encoding FHA domain-containing protein, translated as MALSVEGGRPLSHSYDDFFTSITEVGGKSPLPSQGFDLPADLFDQVPERPVSHPEFTLSICHPVRPCSYILRESIYTVGRDPSNAIQIVNRFVSRHHAYLVRVPTKSNRTGFTYCLIDGNRKGQSSTNGVFVNGTRVATHYLRSGDVIYFGPEIRAYFFEVARILPVNPFDIGPGLGEELQLPHA; from the coding sequence ATGGCGTTGAGCGTTGAGGGGGGAAGGCCGTTGTCACATAGCTACGACGATTTTTTCACCTCCATCACAGAGGTTGGCGGGAAAAGTCCTCTTCCCAGCCAGGGCTTTGATCTGCCGGCGGATTTGTTCGATCAAGTCCCTGAACGGCCGGTGTCCCATCCGGAGTTCACCCTGTCCATCTGCCATCCTGTCCGGCCCTGCAGCTACATCCTGCGGGAGAGTATCTACACGGTTGGACGGGATCCCTCCAACGCCATCCAGATCGTCAATCGGTTTGTCTCGCGTCACCACGCTTACCTGGTGCGGGTGCCCACCAAGTCCAACCGGACAGGGTTTACCTATTGCCTGATCGACGGCAACCGCAAGGGCCAGTCCAGTACCAATGGGGTGTTTGTCAACGGCACGCGGGTGGCTACTCACTACCTGAGGAGCGGAGATGTCATCTATTTCGGGCCAGAGATCCGCGCCTATTTCTTCGAGGTGGCCCGCATTCTCCCTGTGAACCCCTTTGACATCGGCCCTGGCCTTGGCGAAGAGCTTCAGCTTCCCCACGCATAG
- a CDS encoding cobyric acid synthase, which produces MVVGTSSHVGKTLLVTALCRILKKAGKRVAPFKAQNMSLNAYVTPDGKEIAYAQALQAWAAGIPPAVEMNPILLKPQGNLTSQIVLNGVAVGTYRAGEYYERWFAPAWQAVKEALARLQKQYDWILCEGAGSPAEVNLKHRDLANMRVALHLGSPTWLVADIDRGGALAHVVGTLQLLEPEERALIRGIVINKFRGSRELLQPGLDWLENYTGIPVVGVLPWVDWVLPQEDSMGIAANPLLWEDRRDRAGGQALREGRLEIAVVRLPQVANFSDFDPLLAEPTVHLRWVHPGQSLGSPDVVILPGSKTTLNDLFALQKTGLAEQLRQYSGHIVGICGGLQMLGETIADPEGWEGIAGTYSGLGFLPLTTVLQPTKVTQQVQTQSRWPALAPIQGYEIHQGSTQADPSGCLPLFDRENLGWRDPTGRIWGSYLHGLFDNHLWRRQWLNWLRRQKGWDPLPELEGHYAQQREQLLERLADLWQPHLDLGLLME; this is translated from the coding sequence ATGGTGGTGGGAACTTCTTCCCATGTGGGCAAAACCCTTTTGGTGACAGCCCTTTGTCGCATTCTCAAGAAAGCGGGAAAAAGGGTTGCCCCTTTCAAAGCTCAGAACATGTCCCTCAACGCCTATGTCACCCCAGACGGCAAAGAGATCGCCTACGCGCAGGCTCTGCAAGCTTGGGCTGCCGGGATCCCCCCTGCGGTGGAAATGAACCCGATTCTTCTGAAGCCCCAGGGCAACCTGACTTCCCAGATCGTCTTGAACGGAGTGGCGGTGGGCACCTACCGCGCCGGAGAGTATTACGAGCGCTGGTTTGCGCCGGCCTGGCAAGCGGTCAAAGAAGCCCTTGCTCGCCTGCAAAAGCAGTACGACTGGATCCTTTGCGAGGGGGCAGGTAGCCCAGCAGAGGTGAACCTCAAACATCGGGACTTGGCAAATATGCGGGTTGCCTTGCATTTGGGATCCCCCACTTGGCTGGTGGCGGACATCGACCGAGGTGGGGCGCTGGCCCATGTGGTGGGCACACTCCAACTGCTGGAACCCGAAGAACGGGCCCTGATCCGGGGCATTGTCATCAACAAGTTTCGGGGCTCGCGGGAACTGTTGCAGCCCGGCCTGGATTGGCTGGAAAACTACACCGGGATCCCAGTTGTCGGGGTCTTGCCTTGGGTGGACTGGGTTCTGCCCCAAGAGGATTCGATGGGAATTGCAGCCAACCCCCTGCTTTGGGAAGATCGCCGCGACCGAGCCGGTGGCCAAGCCCTGAGGGAAGGGCGCCTGGAGATTGCTGTGGTGCGTTTGCCCCAGGTGGCCAATTTCTCGGATTTTGACCCCTTGTTGGCGGAGCCCACCGTCCATCTGCGCTGGGTTCACCCCGGCCAAAGTTTGGGATCCCCGGATGTGGTCATCCTGCCCGGCAGCAAAACCACCCTCAACGATCTGTTCGCGTTGCAAAAGACCGGCTTGGCCGAGCAACTGCGCCAATACTCTGGCCATATCGTCGGCATTTGCGGCGGACTGCAAATGTTGGGAGAAACCATCGCCGATCCCGAAGGCTGGGAGGGGATCGCCGGCACCTACTCGGGGTTGGGCTTTCTCCCTTTGACCACCGTTTTACAGCCCACCAAGGTCACCCAGCAGGTACAGACCCAAAGCCGATGGCCTGCCCTGGCCCCCATCCAGGGGTACGAAATTCATCAGGGATCCACCCAGGCGGATCCCTCTGGCTGCCTGCCGCTGTTCGACCGGGAGAACCTGGGCTGGCGGGATCCCACGGGTCGGATTTGGGGCAGCTATCTGCATGGCCTGTTTGACAACCACCTGTGGCGGCGACAATGGCTGAACTGGCTGCGCCGACAAAAAGGCTGGGATCCCTTGCCGGAGCTGGAGGGCCACTATGCTCAGCAGCGGGAGCAATTGCTGGAGCGCCTGGCCGATCTGTGGCAGCCTCACCTGGACTTGGGCCTGTTGATGGAATAG
- a CDS encoding RNA-guided endonuclease InsQ/TnpB family protein, with the protein MLLGFRTRLELNNRQKTLAAQHAGVARHAYNWGLAICRQALENRQKLPTAIDLHKRLVAEVKKENPWYYQVSKCAPQQALRNLEQAFKRWRGGLGKFPRFKRKGVRDSFYLEGSIRISGDRIKVPIFGWLRCAELLPATTPKNVVISLRAGHWYISFKYEAPAPQVEKTGEVVGVDLGIHHLATCSDGEVFENPKPYRKARRRLTKLQRRLSRKQKGSANRKKAVVQLGRAHKRVADIRQDNLHKLTTYLAKKYRVVVIEGLQVKNLLKNRKLAGALSDCGFYEFRRQLEYKAQLYGCQVVVADRFYPSSQLCSGCGHKQKMPLSERVFRCPCCGLELDRDLNAAINLAQWYLTTCSSRGSNACGDPSGGAVEVNSAASHGSLKQEESSDAGQSSVLFSVA; encoded by the coding sequence ATGCTGCTTGGATTCCGCACCCGCTTAGAGCTGAATAACCGGCAGAAGACCCTAGCCGCTCAGCACGCTGGGGTAGCCCGTCACGCCTACAACTGGGGCCTGGCCATCTGTCGGCAAGCCCTGGAGAACCGGCAGAAACTCCCCACCGCCATTGACCTGCACAAGCGCCTGGTAGCCGAGGTTAAGAAGGAAAACCCCTGGTACTACCAGGTCTCCAAATGCGCTCCTCAGCAGGCATTACGCAACTTGGAGCAAGCCTTTAAGCGCTGGCGGGGTGGGTTGGGGAAGTTCCCCCGCTTCAAACGCAAGGGAGTGCGAGACAGCTTTTACCTAGAAGGCAGCATCCGCATTTCTGGCGACCGCATCAAGGTGCCTATCTTCGGTTGGCTGCGCTGTGCAGAGTTACTTCCGGCGACCACACCCAAGAACGTGGTCATCAGTCTTCGCGCCGGACACTGGTACATCTCCTTCAAATATGAAGCTCCAGCGCCTCAAGTGGAGAAGACCGGGGAAGTTGTGGGAGTGGACTTAGGGATCCATCACTTGGCCACCTGCTCCGACGGGGAAGTATTCGAGAATCCAAAGCCCTACCGTAAGGCGAGGAGGCGTCTGACCAAACTGCAACGGCGGCTGAGTCGCAAGCAGAAGGGATCCGCTAACCGTAAGAAGGCGGTGGTGCAGTTAGGCAGGGCCCACAAGCGGGTGGCAGACATTCGGCAAGACAATCTGCACAAGCTAACGACTTACCTGGCCAAGAAGTATCGGGTGGTGGTGATTGAGGGCTTGCAGGTGAAGAACCTGCTTAAGAACCGCAAGTTGGCAGGAGCGCTGTCAGACTGTGGGTTCTACGAGTTTCGGCGACAGCTAGAGTACAAGGCCCAACTCTACGGCTGTCAGGTGGTGGTGGCGGATAGGTTTTATCCGTCCAGCCAACTGTGTTCAGGGTGTGGCCACAAACAGAAGATGCCACTCAGCGAGCGGGTATTTCGCTGCCCGTGTTGTGGTCTGGAGCTAGACCGCGACTTGAATGCAGCCATCAACCTAGCCCAGTGGTATCTAACTACCTGCAGCTCGCGGGGAAGTAACGCCTGTGGAGATCCCTCTGGCGGGGCGGTGGAGGTGAACTCTGCCGCCAGTCATGGGTCGCTGAAGCAGGAAGAAAGCAGCGATGCTGGGCAAAGTTCTGTTTTGTTCAGCGTTGCATAA